In the Acidimicrobiales bacterium genome, CGCTCTATACTGAACGATATGACCACCATGGAGCTCGACGACCTCGACCGGCGCCTCCTCCTCGCCCTCGGGGCGCGGCCGCGCGCCGGGATGCTCGAGCTCTCACGATCCCTCGGTGTCGCCCGCAACACCGCGCAGGCCCGCCTCGACCGCCTCACCGCTGCCGGGGTGGTGACCGGTTTCGGCCCCGACCTCGACCTCGCCGCCCTCGGCTACCAGGTCACCGCCTTCACCACGCTCGAGATCTCCCAGGGGCGCTCCGGCGACGTGCTGGAGCACCTGCGCTCGATCCCCGAGGTCGCCGAGGTGCACCGCACGACCGGTGCGGGTGACCTCCTCTGCCGGATCGTCGCCACCAGCAACGACCACCTCGCGCTGCTCCTCGACCGCATCCTCGAGGTACACGGGATCGCGCGCACGACGACCGCGATCGCCCTCGACACGCCCCTTCCGAGCCGCTCGCTGCAGCTCCTCGCGGCGCAGACGGCGGACGCCGCGGCGACCGGCTGAGCGGGCGGGTTTGGAGAGGCCGTGAGAGAGGGAATGCTGAGCGAGGTGAAGCGATGACCCGCTCGACCGAAGAGCGCCGCAGCCCGAGCACGGCGATCTTCCCCGTCGCCGAGGTGCTCGAGGACCTGCGGCGCGCCCTCGTCTCGCGCTTCCTCGACGAGCGCGAGCTCACCCTGCAGAAGCAGGGGCGGGTCTTCTTCCAGGTCTCCGCCGCCGGCCACGAGGCGCTGCAGCTCGCGCTCGCGCGGGCGCTGCGCCCCGGGGTCGACTGGGTCTTCCCCTACTACCGCGACCGCACCCTCGCCCTCGCCCTCGGCGTCACGCCCGAGGAGATGCTCCTGCAGGCGGTCGGCTCCTCGGCCGACCCCGCCTCGGGGGGCCGGCAGATGCCCTGTCACTTCAGCTCGCCCGCGCTGCACATCGCGACGACCTCGAGCCCGACGACGAGCCAGTGCCTTCCCGCCGTCGGCTGCGCCGAGGCCTCCCGCTACCTGAACGCGCACGGGCCGCTCGCCGCCTGCAGCGCCACGCCGGACGAGATCACCGTCACCACCCTCGGCGACGGCGCCTGCTCGGAGGGCGAGTTTTGGGAGGCCCTCAACACCGCCTGCACGTTGCGCCTCCCGCTGCTGTTCGTCGTCGAGGACAACGGCTTCGCGATCTCGGTGCCGGCGAGCGAGCAGTCACCGGGGCCAATCACCGCGCTCACCTCGGGCTGGCCGGGGCTGCACCGCATCGACGTCGACGGGACCGACTACTTCGCGGCCCGCGAGGCGATCGCCTACGCGGTCTCCGACACGCGCGCGGGGAACGGCCCGTGGCTCATCCGGGGGCGCACCACCCGCCCTTACTCGCACTCCGCCGCCGACACGCAGTCCAAGTACCGCGGTCCCGAGGAGCTCGCCGAGGAGGCCGAACGCGACCCCATCGCCCGCCTCGAGGCGGCGCTCCTCGAGATGGGCGCGATCACCGAGGAGGGGCTGACGGCGCTGCGCGCGGAGGCTTTCGCGACCGTCGCCGCGGCCGCCACCGCGGTGCTCGCCGCACCCCGTCCGGACCCCGCCGGCATCACGGAGCAGCTCACCGCCCTCCCCCCACCGTCCGCCGCCGCGCCGGGGCCCCGCCCCTCGCGCCGCGAGGGGGCGCACGAGGACGAGGTGATGATGGGGGAGGCGATCCGACGGGCCCTCGGCGAGCTGATGGAGGGCGACGAGCGGATCCGTCTCTTCGGCGAGGACGTAGCCGACGCGCGCGTCGAGCTCCTGGAGCGCGTCGAGGGAAAGGGGGGCGTCTTCGGGACGACCCTCGGCCTGCAGCGCCGCTTCGGCGTCGACCGCTGCTTCAACACCCCCCTCGCCGAGGCGAACATCGTCGGGCGCGCCGTCGGCCAGGCGCTGCGCGGCCTGCACCCGGCGCCCGAGATCCAGTTCTTCGACTACGTCTGGCCGGCGATGCAGCAGATCCGCTCCGAGGCGGCGACGATCCGCTGGCGCTCGAACGGCGCCTTCCACTGCCCCCTCGTGCTGCGTATCCCGATCGGCGGCTACCTGACGGGTGGCGCGATCTGGCACTCGCAGTGCGGCGAGTCGATCTTCACGCACATCCCGGGGCTGCTCGTCGCCTTTCCGTCGCGCGCCGAGGACGCCGTCGGGCTGCTGCGGACGGCCTTCTCGCTCGAGGACCCGGTGCTCTTCCTCGAGCACAAGCACCTCCTCCGGCAGCGCTACACCCGCGACCCCTACCCCGAGGCGGGCTTCGCCGTCCCCTTCGGAAAGGCGCGGCTCTGCCGGCCGGGGCGCGACCTCACGATCGTCACCTACGGGGCGACGGTCGAGAAGTCCCTGCAGGCCGCGGCGCTCCTCGCCGGGGAGGGCACCGAGGTCGAGGTCCTCGACCTCCGCACGCTCTCCCCCTGGGACCAAGAGGCGGTCGCCGAGTCGGCGGCGCGCACCAGCCGGGTCCTCGTCGTCCACGAGGACACGCTGACGAGCGGCTTCGGCGCGGAGATCGCGGCGTGGGTCGGCCAGCACTGCTTCACCGACCTCGACGCCCCCGTGACGCGCCTCGCGGCACGCGACACCTGGGTGAGCTACGAGCCCGAGCTCGAGCGGGCGACCCTCCCCCAGACCGAAGGGATCGCCGCCGCGGCACGCGAGCTGCTCGGCTTCTGAGCCTGCGGCGCAGGCGCTCAGCCCTCGCTACGGCCGAGCGGCGTCGAGAGGCCGAGCTCGCGGGCAATCAGCAGGCGCAGGATCTCGCTCGTCCCCTCGCCGATCTCGAGCGCCTTCGCGTCCCGGTAGAAGCGGCCGACCGGCGACTCGTTCATGAAGCCGTAGCCCCCGAAGATCTGCGTCGCGTCGCGCGCGTTCTGCATCGCCGCCTCCGAGCCGACGAGCTTCGCGATCGCGGCCTCCCGCTTGAAGGGCTCCCCGCGCAGCGCCTTGGAGGCGGCCTGCCAGTAGGCGAGGCGGGCGGTGTGGGCGCGGGCGTCCATGTCGGCGAGCTTGAACTGGATGCCCTCGAACTGGCCGATCGGCTGCCCGAAGGCGACGCGCTCGCCGGCGTAGCGGACCGCCTCGTCGAGGCACCCCTGCGCGAGGCCGGTGCAGATCGCGGCGATCGCCACCCGCCCCTCGTCGAGGATCTGCAGGAACTGCGCGTAGCCCCGCCCCTCGACGCCGATCAGGTTCTCGACGGGGACCCGGCAGTCGGTGAAGGCGAGCTCGTGGGTGTCGGTCGCCCCCCAGCCGACCTTGGAGTAGGACTTCCCGACGTCAAAGCCGGGCGTGCCCGCGGGGATGAGGATCGTCGAGATCCCGGCGCGCTCCCCGCCGCCGCCGGTCAGCGCGGCGACGACGACACAGCCGGTGATCGAGGTCCCCGAGTTGGTGATGAAGGACTTCGCGCCGTTGATCACCCAGTCGTCGCCGACGCGCTCGGCGCGCGTCCGTAGCGCGCCGGCGTCCGAGCCGCCGTCGGGCTCGGTGAGGCCGAAGCCGGCGAGCATCTCGCCTGAGCACAGGCGCGGCAGCCACTCCGCGCGCTGGGCGTCGCTGCCGTAGCGGTGGATCGCCATCGCGCCGAGGTCGACCGCGGCCTCGACGGTGATCGCCACCGAGGTATCGACGCGGGCGAGCTCCTCGAGCGCGAGCGAGAGGCCGAACAGGTCGCCCCCCATGCCGCCGAACTCCTCGGGGAAGGGGATCCCGAAGACCCCGAGCTCACCGAGGCGGCGGACGATCTCGTAGGGGAACTCCTCGCGCTCGTAGAACGCGCCGATCTGCGGGGCGATGACCTCGTGCGCGAAGCGCTCGACGAGGCGCCGCAGCTCCTCGAGCTCCGGGTCGAGGCGGTGGTCGAAACCGGCCGTCATTGTCGAGCTCATCCCCGTACCTCCTGCTCAAGTGCCCGGAGGGTCCGGGAGCGCTCCTCCCTGCCCAGGGCACGACATACCCAATCGGCGGTGCGCACGAGCCCCTCGAGGTCGACGCCGGTCGCGATCCCGAGGCCCTCGAGCTGCCACAGCAGGTCCTCGGTGGCGAGGTTGCCCGTCGCGCTGCCGGCGAAGGGGCAGCCGCCGAGGCCGGCGACGGAGGAGTCGACCACCTCGATGCCCTCCTCGAGCGCCGAGAAGGTGTTGGCCAGCGCCTGGCCGAAGGTGTCGTGGAAGTGCACCGCGAGGGCAGCCGGGGCGTGGCCCGCCGCCCCGAGGGCGCCGAGCAGGTGCTTCACCTGCCCCGGCGTCGCCACGCCGATCGTGTCCCCGAGGCTCACCTCCGCGCAGCCCACCGCGAACAGCTCGTCGACCACCTTCACGACCTCCTCCTCGGCCACCTCGCCCTCCCAGGGGTCGCCGAAGCACATCGAGACGTAGCCACGGAGCGCGAGCCCCGCGGCGAGGGCCTCCCCGGCGAGCGCGCGGATCTCCGCCATCGACTCGGCGCGCGACCGGCCGAGGTTGGCGTTGGCGAAGGACTCGGTGGCGCTCGCGAAGACGGCGACCTCGGCGACCCCGAGCGCGAGCGCCCGCTCGAGGCCGCGGCGGTTGGGGACGAGCACCGAGTAGCGGACGTCGTCGCGCCGCTCCAGGCGGCGGAGGAGCTGCTCGGCGTCGGCCAGCTGCGGCACCCGATCGGGGCGGACGAGGCTCGTCACCTCGAGGTCGCTGAGGCCGCAGTCGGCGAGGCGATCGAGGAGCTCGAGCTTGAGGGCGAGCGGGACCGGGCGCGGCTCGTTCTGCAGCCCGTCACGGGCCCCGACCTCGTGGATGCGGACCCGCGCCGGCAGGCCGGCGGCCGTGACGCGCGGCGGGTGCCGCATCAGGGCGCCTCTCCCGGCTCGATCAGCGCGACGAGCTGATCGAGCGCGACGTGCTCGCCGACCGCGGCGAGCACCTCGGTGACCTTCCCGCCGACGCTCGCGCGCAGCGTCAGCTCGGTCTTCATCGACTCGACGCTGGCGACTGCGTCGCCGCACTCGACCGCGTCGCCAGGGCCGACGGCGAGCGAGCTCAGTGTGCCGGGCACCGGCGAGCGCACCTCGCCGTCGGCGGGCGGGCCGAGCTCCTCTGCGCCCGCGACGGGACCGAACACCTGGACGCGCCCCCGCTCCGAGACGGCGATCAGCGCGCCCCGCTCCTCGACCACGAAGTTCCGCACCTCCCCGTCGATCTCGAGGCGAACGAGACCGTCGGCAGAGGGGAGCGACGCCAGTGTGAAGCTCTTCCCGGCGACCTCGGCGCGACCGGCGCCGCGGTCGATGCGCACCTCGTGTGCCGCGGTGCCGTCGGAGAGCTCGAGGCGCAGCGGCGCTGGCGCGCCGGCGAGGCGCCAGCCGTCGCGGCGGAGCGGACCGTCGTCCTCCTCGCCGGCGGCAGCCGCCCAGGCGGCAGCGAGCAGGGCGCCCTCCTCAAAGGGGGCGCCACCGGTCGGTCCCTCGCGCTCCAGCCAGGTGGTGTCGACGCGCCCGGCCGCGAAGGCCGCGCCGCTGACGATTTCGTAGAGCTGGGAGAGGTTGCTGCCGAGGCCGATGATCGCCGTCTCGTCGAGCGCCGCGAGGAGGCCGAGGCGGGCGGCCTCGCGCGTCGGTCCGTGCGCGACGAGCTTCGCGAGCATCGGGTCGTAGTCCGAGGTGACGACGTCGCCCGAGGCGAGCGCCTCGTCGACGAGGACGCCCGACGGCCAGCGGACGAGGCGGGCGCGCCCCGCCTGGGGGAGGTAGCCGGCCGCCGGGTCCTCGGCGTAGACGCGGGCCTCGATGGCGTGCCCGCTCGCCACCACCTCCTCCTGGGTGAAGGGGAGGTGGCGGCCGAGGGCGACGAGCAGCTGCAGGGCGACGAGGTCAACACCGCAGAGCGCCTCGGTGACGCGGTGCTCGACCTGCAGCCGGGTGTTCATCTCGAGGAAGAAGAACTCATCACCGCGCACGAGGAACTCGACGGTCCCCGCACCCCGGTAGCCGATCGCCCCCGCGAGGCGGAGCGCCGCCGCCCGCAGCCCCGTGAGCACGCCCTCGCCGACGAAGGTGGCCGGCGCCTCCTCCACGACCTTCTGGTGGCGGCGCTGCACCGAGCAGTCGCGCTCGAAGAGGTGGACGAGGCCTCCGTGCTCGTCGGCGAGGATCTGCACCTCGACGTGACGCGCCCCTTCAACGAATCGCTCGACGAAGAGCGCTTCGTCGCCGAAGGCCGCCCGCGCCTCTCGTCCGGCGGCGGCGAGCGCGCCGGTGAGCTCGGCCTCGGCGCGCACGACGCGCATCGCCTTCCCGCCGCCGCCGGCGACGGCCTTCACGAGCAGTGGGAGGCCGACCTCGCCCGCGGCGCGCGCCGCCAGCTCGTCGGCCGACCCTTCGAGCCCCGGGACGACCGGCACGCCGAGCGCGACGGCGCGCCGGCGGGCCTCGTCCTTTCGCCCCATCTCCTCGATCACCGACGAGGTGGGGCCGACGAAGACCACGCCGCGCCGCTCACAGGCGCGCGCCAGCTCCGCGTGCTCGGCGAGAAAGCCGTAGCCGGGGTGGACTGCCCCCGCCCCGGAGGCCTCGACCGCGGCCATCACCGCCTCCACCGAGAGGTAGGAGTCGGCCGCCGGGGCGGGGCCGAGGCAGAAGGCCCGGTCGGCCTCGCGCACGTGCGCGGAGCGACGATCGGCGGCCGAGAAGACCGCGACCGTGCCGAGGCCGAGCGAGCGGGCGGCATGCAGGACGCGGCGCGCGATCTCGCCGCGGTTGGCGACGAGGAGCGAGTCGAAGGCCACCGCTACATCCGGAACACGCCGTAGGGGCTCGGCTCGGGCGCGACCCGCGAGGCGAGCTCGAGGCCGATGCCGAGGACGCGACGGGTGTCGAGCGGGTCGATCACGCCGTCGTCCCACAGGCGGGCGCTCGCGTAGTACGGCGAGCCCTGCCGTTCGTACTCGGCGCGGGTCGCCTCCGCCCGCTCCTCGTCGGCGGCACCCTCGCCGGCGCCACCGACGAGGGAGAGCACCGTCGCCGCCTGCTCGCCCCCCATCACCGAGATGCGGGCGTTCGGCCACATGAAGACGAAGCGCGGGTCGTAGGCGCGTCCGGCCATCGCGTAGTTGCCGGCGCCGAAGGAGCCACCGACGATCACGGTGAACTTCGGCATCGCCGAGCAGGCGACCGCGGTGACGAGCTTCGCGCCGTCCTTCGCGATCCCCCGCGACTCGTAGTCGCGGCCGACCATGAACCCGGCGATGTTCTGCAGGAAGACGAGCGGTCGCCGGCGCTGGTTGCAGAGCTCGATGAAGTGCGTCGCCTTCAAGGCGGACTCGCTGAAGAGCACCCCGTTGTTGGCGAGGATCCCGACGGGGTAGCCGAAGATGCGGGCGAAGCCGCAGACGATGCTCTCCCCCCACAGCTCCTTGAACTCAGAAAAGCGCGAGCCGTCGACGATCCTTCTGATGACGAGCCGCGGGTCGTAGGGCTGGCGGACGTCGGCGGGGACGAGGTCGTAGAGCTCGGCCGGATCCTCGGCCGGCTCCTCGGCCGAGTGCGCCTCCAACCAGGGGTGCTCGGGCGGCGCGAGGGTGGCGACGATCTCACGGAGCTTGCCGAGCGCGGCGGCGTCGTCCGCGGCGAGGTGGTCGACGACCCCCGAACGGCGGGCGTGGGTGTCGCCGCCGCCGAGCTCCTCCGCGCTCACGACCTCCCCCGTAGCGGCGCGCACGAGCGGCGGGCCGCCGAGGAAGATCGTCCCCTGCTCGCGCACGATCACGCTCTCGTCGCTCATCGCCGGGACGTAGGCGCCCCCCGCCGTCGAGGAGCCGAGCACCGCCGAGAGCTGGGCGACGCCACGCGCCGAGAGGCGCGCCTGGTTGTAGAAGATCCGGCCGAAGTGCTCGCGGTCGGGGAAGACCTGGTCCTGGAGGGGTAGGTAGGCGCCCCCGGAGTCCACGAGGTAGAGGCACGGCAGGCGATTCTCGCCGGCGATCTGCTGGGCACGCAGGTGCTTCTTCACCGTGATCGGGTAGTACGAGCCGCCCTTCACCGTCGCGTCGTTGGCCACCACCATGCAGTCGCGCCCCGACACGCGGCCGATGCCGGTGACGATCCCTCCCGCCGGCACCGGCTCGTCGTAGAGCTCGTGACCGGCGAAGAGCGAGAGCTCGAGGAAGGGGCTGCCGGGGTCGAGCAGGCGGTCGATCCGCTCGCGCACGAGCAGCTTCCCGCGCTCGAGGTGGCGCCGGCGCGCCTCCTCGCCGCCGCCCTCGCGGACGACCGCCGCGAGACGCCCGAGCTCCTCGCTGAGCGCGCGCAGCGAGGCAGTCGCCGGAGCAGCGGCTTCGCGGCTCATCGCACCCTCCCTCGGACCCCGATCGGCACTCGGTGGATGCTACGGGCGGGGGCTCCGGCCGTGGCGGGAGCGCCAGCGGCGACCGCGTGCGCCGCCGGCCCCGGCGCCGGGCAGTCGCGCGGCGGAGCGGCCTAGCGTGGCTCGGGTGACACTTCACTACGAGGACGCCGCGCTCGAGGTCCACCGCCTCGTCGTCGGCCCGGTCGACAACAACGTCTTCGTGCTGCGCTGCAAACAGAGCGGCGAGGCGATGCTGATCGACGCCGCGAACGAGCACGAGAAGCTCCTCGAACTCTGCCAGGGCCTCGGCGTCCGCAGGGTCGTCGAGACGCACGGCCACTGGGACCACATCCAGGCCGTGCCGGCGATCCGCGATGCCGGCTACGAGGTCGCCGTCACCGCGGCCGACGCCGGGATGCTCCCCTCCTACGACCTGCTGCTCGAGGATGACGCGGTGCTCGAGGTCGGGCGGCTGCGGGTGCGCACGATCCACACCCCCGGGCACACGCCGGGCTCGATGTGCTTCCTCGTCGAGGGCGCACCGCTGCTGTTCTCCGGCGACACGCTCTTCCCGGGCGGACCGGGGAACACCTCCAACGCCTACGGGAACTTTCCCGAGATCATCGAGTCGATCGAGCGCCGCCTCTTCGCTGCGCTCGCCGCCGACACCCTCGTCCTCCCCGGCCACGGCCTCGACACCACCCTCGCAGCCGAGGAGCCGCATCTCGACGAGTGGATCGCGCGCGGCTGGTGAGCCACCCGGAGGCGGGATCGGCCGCCACCCCTAACATTGCCGGGGTGACCAAGGCCGGAGCTGGGCGATGAGCCGGGTCGAGGAGCACGTAGCGGCCCTCGACGTGGCGAGGATCCGCGCCGACTTCCCGATCCTCGAGCGCCACCCCGGCGAGCGCCCACTCGTCTACCTCGACTCCGCGGCCTCCGCGCAGCGCCCACGCGCCGTGCTGCGGGCGATGGACGACTACTACGAGACGACGCACGCCAACGTGCACCGCGGCGTGTACGCGATCGCCGAGGAGGCGACGCGGCGCTACGAGGCCGCCCGAGTCGCCGCCGGCCGGCTGATCGGCGCCCCCGACCCCAGCCACGAGATCGTCTTCACCAAGAACGTCACCGAGGCGATCAACCTCGTCGCCCACACCTGGGCCCGCAAGGAGCTCCGCGAGGGCGACGTGATCGTCCTCTCCGAGGCGGAGCACCACGCCAACCTCGTCCCCTGGCTGATGCTGAAGGAGGAGCGCGGGATCGAGCTCCGCTACCTCGGCCTGCGCGACGACTTCACGCTCGACACCGACGACCTCGAGACCCTCCTCGACGGGGCCCGCCTGCTCGCGGTGACCGCTGCCTCGAACGTGCTCGGGACGATCGTCGACCTGCCGCCGCTCGTCGAGGCCGCGCACCGCCACGGTGCCCTCGTGCTCGTCGACGGCGCGCAGATCGTCCCCCACCGCCGCGTCGACGTCGCCGCCCTCGACCTCGACTTCTTCGGCTACACCAGCCACAAGGCGCTCGGGCCGACGGGGATCGGCGTCCTCTGGGCGCGGCGCGCCCTGCTCGAGGAGATGCCCCCCTTCCTCGGGGGCGGGGAGATGATCTCCGACGTCCGCCTGGACGGCTTCACCCCGAACGAGGTGCCCTGGAAGTTCGAGGCCGGAACCCCGCCGATCGCCGAGGCGATCGGCCTCGCCGCCGCGATCAGCTACCTCGAGGAGGTTGGGATCGAGCGGATCACCTCCCACGAGGGGGCCCTCACCGCCTACGCCTTCGCCGAGCTCACCGAGCACCACCCCGAGCTCGTCATCTACGGCCCTCCCCCCGACCCGGCGCGCCGCGGCGGGGTGATCTCGTTCTCCTTCGGGGAGATCCACCCCCACGACGTCGCGCAGGTGCTCGACCAGCACGGCGTCTGCGTGCGCGCCGGCCACCACTGCGCGAAGCCGCTGATGCGGCGCCTCAACGTGACGGCGACGACGCGCGCCTCGCTCTACCTCTACAACGACGAGGGCGACGTCGACGCCCTCGTCTCCGCGCTCGGCGCGGTGCGGGAGATGTTCGGGTAGCGATGGCCGAGCTCGACGAGCTGTACCGGGAGATCATCCTCGACCACTACCGCTCGCCGCGGAACCGCGGCGCGCTCGAGAGCCCGCCCGCGCACCGCGCCGAGGGCTTCAACCCGCTGTGCGGCGACGAGATCGTCGTCTACGTCGAGGTCGCCGATGGCGTGGTCGCCAACGTCGCGACCGACGGCCAGGGCTGCTCGATCAGCCAGTCCTCCGCCTCGCTGATGTCGGCCGCGGTGAAGGGGAGGCCGCTCTCCGAGGTCCGGCGGCTGATGGCCGCCGTGCGCGCGATGTTCGCCGTCGACGGCGCCGACGAGAGCGGGGACGACCAGGCGGCGCTTCATGCCGAGGACCTCGGGGAGCTCGCCGCGATGCAGGGTGTGGTGAAGTTCCCCGCCCGGGTGAAGTGCGCGACCTTGTCCTGGACGACCCTCGCCCGCAGTCTCGACGAGGCCGATGAGGGCGGAGAGGCGCCCGCGCGCTGACACCGCGGCCGGCCCGGTCCCCCGGAGCAGGTCGAATATGCTCGCCCGACGGCCGGCCGAAGCCTGAGGGGGCGAGCGGGTGCTCATCGACGTCCACAACCACGTGATGCCGAGCGAGTCGCTCGACACCTTGTCCTCGGACCCCGTCTACGGCGTGCAGATCGTGGACGGCGAGTGGCGGGGCGTCCACCACGTGCCCTTCGAGGTGACCCCCTCGTTCTACGACCCCGCGGCCCGCCTCGCCGAGCTCGACGAGCGCCAGATCGGCGGTGCGGTCATCTCCTCGCCGCCGATGCTCTTCTATTACGACGTCCCCACCGACGCCGGGGTGACGCTCTGCGACAGCGCCAACGCCGGCATGGCCCGCTACTGCGAGCACGCCCCGGAGCGCTTCCGCTGGCTCGC is a window encoding:
- a CDS encoding biotin carboxylase N-terminal domain-containing protein, whose protein sequence is MAFDSLLVANRGEIARRVLHAARSLGLGTVAVFSAADRRSAHVREADRAFCLGPAPAADSYLSVEAVMAAVEASGAGAVHPGYGFLAEHAELARACERRGVVFVGPTSSVIEEMGRKDEARRRAVALGVPVVPGLEGSADELAARAAGEVGLPLLVKAVAGGGGKAMRVVRAEAELTGALAAAGREARAAFGDEALFVERFVEGARHVEVQILADEHGGLVHLFERDCSVQRRHQKVVEEAPATFVGEGVLTGLRAAALRLAGAIGYRGAGTVEFLVRGDEFFFLEMNTRLQVEHRVTEALCGVDLVALQLLVALGRHLPFTQEEVVASGHAIEARVYAEDPAAGYLPQAGRARLVRWPSGVLVDEALASGDVVTSDYDPMLAKLVAHGPTREAARLGLLAALDETAIIGLGSNLSQLYEIVSGAAFAAGRVDTTWLEREGPTGGAPFEEGALLAAAWAAAAGEEDDGPLRRDGWRLAGAPAPLRLELSDGTAAHEVRIDRGAGRAEVAGKSFTLASLPSADGLVRLEIDGEVRNFVVEERGALIAVSERGRVQVFGPVAGAEELGPPADGEVRSPVPGTLSSLAVGPGDAVECGDAVASVESMKTELTLRASVGGKVTEVLAAVGEHVALDQLVALIEPGEAP
- a CDS encoding carboxyl transferase domain-containing protein, whose amino-acid sequence is MSREAAAPATASLRALSEELGRLAAVVREGGGEEARRRHLERGKLLVRERIDRLLDPGSPFLELSLFAGHELYDEPVPAGGIVTGIGRVSGRDCMVVANDATVKGGSYYPITVKKHLRAQQIAGENRLPCLYLVDSGGAYLPLQDQVFPDREHFGRIFYNQARLSARGVAQLSAVLGSSTAGGAYVPAMSDESVIVREQGTIFLGGPPLVRAATGEVVSAEELGGGDTHARRSGVVDHLAADDAAALGKLREIVATLAPPEHPWLEAHSAEEPAEDPAELYDLVPADVRQPYDPRLVIRRIVDGSRFSEFKELWGESIVCGFARIFGYPVGILANNGVLFSESALKATHFIELCNQRRRPLVFLQNIAGFMVGRDYESRGIAKDGAKLVTAVACSAMPKFTVIVGGSFGAGNYAMAGRAYDPRFVFMWPNARISVMGGEQAATVLSLVGGAGEGAADEERAEATRAEYERQGSPYYASARLWDDGVIDPLDTRRVLGIGLELASRVAPEPSPYGVFRM
- a CDS encoding MBL fold metallo-hydrolase, whose amino-acid sequence is MTLHYEDAALEVHRLVVGPVDNNVFVLRCKQSGEAMLIDAANEHEKLLELCQGLGVRRVVETHGHWDHIQAVPAIRDAGYEVAVTAADAGMLPSYDLLLEDDAVLEVGRLRVRTIHTPGHTPGSMCFLVEGAPLLFSGDTLFPGGPGNTSNAYGNFPEIIESIERRLFAALAADTLVLPGHGLDTTLAAEEPHLDEWIARGW
- a CDS encoding SUF system NifU family Fe-S cluster assembly protein, with translation MAELDELYREIILDHYRSPRNRGALESPPAHRAEGFNPLCGDEIVVYVEVADGVVANVATDGQGCSISQSSASLMSAAVKGRPLSEVRRLMAAVRAMFAVDGADESGDDQAALHAEDLGELAAMQGVVKFPARVKCATLSWTTLARSLDEADEGGEAPAR
- a CDS encoding Lrp/AsnC family transcriptional regulator, with the protein product MTTMELDDLDRRLLLALGARPRAGMLELSRSLGVARNTAQARLDRLTAAGVVTGFGPDLDLAALGYQVTAFTTLEISQGRSGDVLEHLRSIPEVAEVHRTTGAGDLLCRIVATSNDHLALLLDRILEVHGIARTTTAIALDTPLPSRSLQLLAAQTADAAATG
- a CDS encoding hydroxymethylglutaryl-CoA lyase; this encodes MRHPPRVTAAGLPARVRIHEVGARDGLQNEPRPVPLALKLELLDRLADCGLSDLEVTSLVRPDRVPQLADAEQLLRRLERRDDVRYSVLVPNRRGLERALALGVAEVAVFASATESFANANLGRSRAESMAEIRALAGEALAAGLALRGYVSMCFGDPWEGEVAEEEVVKVVDELFAVGCAEVSLGDTIGVATPGQVKHLLGALGAAGHAPAALAVHFHDTFGQALANTFSALEEGIEVVDSSVAGLGGCPFAGSATGNLATEDLLWQLEGLGIATGVDLEGLVRTADWVCRALGREERSRTLRALEQEVRG
- a CDS encoding dehydrogenase E1 component subunit alpha/beta, whose amino-acid sequence is MTRSTEERRSPSTAIFPVAEVLEDLRRALVSRFLDERELTLQKQGRVFFQVSAAGHEALQLALARALRPGVDWVFPYYRDRTLALALGVTPEEMLLQAVGSSADPASGGRQMPCHFSSPALHIATTSSPTTSQCLPAVGCAEASRYLNAHGPLAACSATPDEITVTTLGDGACSEGEFWEALNTACTLRLPLLFVVEDNGFAISVPASEQSPGPITALTSGWPGLHRIDVDGTDYFAAREAIAYAVSDTRAGNGPWLIRGRTTRPYSHSAADTQSKYRGPEELAEEAERDPIARLEAALLEMGAITEEGLTALRAEAFATVAAAATAVLAAPRPDPAGITEQLTALPPPSAAAPGPRPSRREGAHEDEVMMGEAIRRALGELMEGDERIRLFGEDVADARVELLERVEGKGGVFGTTLGLQRRFGVDRCFNTPLAEANIVGRAVGQALRGLHPAPEIQFFDYVWPAMQQIRSEAATIRWRSNGAFHCPLVLRIPIGGYLTGGAIWHSQCGESIFTHIPGLLVAFPSRAEDAVGLLRTAFSLEDPVLFLEHKHLLRQRYTRDPYPEAGFAVPFGKARLCRPGRDLTIVTYGATVEKSLQAAALLAGEGTEVEVLDLRTLSPWDQEAVAESAARTSRVLVVHEDTLTSGFGAEIAAWVGQHCFTDLDAPVTRLAARDTWVSYEPELERATLPQTEGIAAAARELLGF
- a CDS encoding acyl-CoA dehydrogenase family protein, producing MSSTMTAGFDHRLDPELEELRRLVERFAHEVIAPQIGAFYEREEFPYEIVRRLGELGVFGIPFPEEFGGMGGDLFGLSLALEELARVDTSVAITVEAAVDLGAMAIHRYGSDAQRAEWLPRLCSGEMLAGFGLTEPDGGSDAGALRTRAERVGDDWVINGAKSFITNSGTSITGCVVVAALTGGGGERAGISTILIPAGTPGFDVGKSYSKVGWGATDTHELAFTDCRVPVENLIGVEGRGYAQFLQILDEGRVAIAAICTGLAQGCLDEAVRYAGERVAFGQPIGQFEGIQFKLADMDARAHTARLAYWQAASKALRGEPFKREAAIAKLVGSEAAMQNARDATQIFGGYGFMNESPVGRFYRDAKALEIGEGTSEILRLLIARELGLSTPLGRSEG
- a CDS encoding SufS family cysteine desulfurase, producing the protein MSRVEEHVAALDVARIRADFPILERHPGERPLVYLDSAASAQRPRAVLRAMDDYYETTHANVHRGVYAIAEEATRRYEAARVAAGRLIGAPDPSHEIVFTKNVTEAINLVAHTWARKELREGDVIVLSEAEHHANLVPWLMLKEERGIELRYLGLRDDFTLDTDDLETLLDGARLLAVTAASNVLGTIVDLPPLVEAAHRHGALVLVDGAQIVPHRRVDVAALDLDFFGYTSHKALGPTGIGVLWARRALLEEMPPFLGGGEMISDVRLDGFTPNEVPWKFEAGTPPIAEAIGLAAAISYLEEVGIERITSHEGALTAYAFAELTEHHPELVIYGPPPDPARRGGVISFSFGEIHPHDVAQVLDQHGVCVRAGHHCAKPLMRRLNVTATTRASLYLYNDEGDVDALVSALGAVREMFG